The sequence ttattcttgttttgtttttattttttcgtacaAAACAGGCTGGATGTTTGGCAAATTAGACGGTCGCGTGGGAATCTTCCCGGCCGACTACGTTGAACCGATGAGTCGCATCGAGGCTCGCAAGATTTCGGCCTCTTCATCACGGCACACCAATCAACAGGTACGTCAAATTCTTTTCCTCATTtgtctattttctttctcttttcccccctACTGTCCCAATCCATCTTCCGGCTACTCTATCCCTACCaatcacaaacaaacaaaccagccATGAATGACTCGATGACTGATGAGTGATGGATCTCCACCAAATGTTGTTTACGTGATTTGTTTGATAACTGGAAAGACCGTAAGTCGACAAAACGGACAAATGCATCCATCTGCTCAATAATGCCGACGAATTCCGCCCCGCTTAAACTGGCCATTTGGTCGGGGGGGATGTTGTTGTGCGAGCAACATCAGGTCATCTTTTTTCGGCCGCGCTGCTAACGGTATCGTTCGCTCGgccgggaagaagaagaagaaaaatcgtgAAAGAGTTTGCTGCTAATAATCTCACGATCCCACCGTGCCACCGCATGGAAGCGCAGGTGGTCAATAACGACAGAATGATGTGTGTACGTAATAACAAACAGCAACGAAGAACATGCTGCTAAAGgagttggggggaaaaatacgGAATAGAAGAACACACCTCcccatctctttctctcgttgTAGGTGCGCGAGTGTGTGAGAAAACGTTATGAGGAAGAACTTTCGTTGCGTTTGCGGCACAGCTGTCGATGAGATTTTTTCCACCTTGAATTTTGATTATCTTTCCTCGTTGTGCTGACAGTGATCGTCGAAAGAGCATCCGCGGCGGATGTAGTGCGTTGTCGTCCAGTTGAATCAAATTCTCCCCTCTccgcaaaaagaagaaaacaaaaatgatgtcCGGATTGAGTGATCCGAATGCAATCCGGCCGAAAGGCAATCATCGCGTGCGTTTCGAGCAATCGTGGGTGGAATTATCTTCGTCGTTACGTAAACGGACGGCTCAGCGCCGTACAGCTATTACAGAATCCGAGCGCTCCGACTCCGAGTGGCTTTATCGCAGCTCGTCAGGTTCGGAATCTTGTTCGGCCGCAACTCACCCGGAACAACTGTAAGTCTGTTTGTCAAAGTCCTGTCAAAAAAAAGTGCCGGGAAACAAAATTCACAACCTCGTCGTATATATTTCATCTCACGAAAGAAGTTCacgatttgttgttttgttgttttttcagaCGAATTTTTAACCGGTTTTCGActtagttttttatttgttatccgCTATATATTGTAGCAGCAACAATTTAATCGAATGATACCGCATATAATGTGCGCAGTAATCATAATATAGAGAAATGTAGAACTTTTTGAATCGAAACTTTCCGATTTCCCCCCTCCGGAATCAACTGTACTTTTTCGTTTGTAATTTTTACGATCGCATACCCTTCAATTTTTACGACTTGGAAAATCACAGTTATTCGATACAATCGAAACGATAGGACTGCTGCGGTATTACGCCATTTGTCGTGAGAGAATATGGTCCGAGGTTGTGCACATTCACGTAGGCTCGGCACTTTTGACACAAAATGCGCACAAGTTACATCAGAACGTCATGATCGATTGatgttttgtattttctcttcttttttttgcgccGACAAAATCCGCGCAGAAACAACAAGAGCCACAACGTCAATCTTGGCAATAGTAACGGTCCAACACCTGTTGCCGAACCGGCCCACATGTCCTACGGCATCAaggcaggaggaggaggagttgaAATAGTTTCGAGAGACTATAGACGAGAGCTTCAGGGGCCCCTCAAGAAGGCCGATAAGCGTGCGTTTGCAGCCCCCAAAATCCCGGTCCCGGTTGAACGGCGCCGGCAACGAGCGCTGGAGCCGGGCGACGAAAATCGCGTGCCGACCATTCCAGCGATGAACAACAGCCTCCCGTTGGAGCAAATAACGGACCGACAAATAGCCGCCGCCGACATGGCCGCTGATTCGCCCAAGTTGCCATTAAACGCCGAATCGGTCGCTCACTCGGTCACAGCGTCCGACCGGGTCCAGACGTGCCAACAGCAGCGACCAGAGTGGCCCACACAGCACCAGAAACTCCGCAATCAATGCGGATTCTTCCGGCAGATCCTCTCGGAGGAAGAAGTCATCTACGACATGCCCAACCACTGCAAAGCCTCGCCGGAACCGCTTCCGGTGGAAGAGGCCATTTACACGGAGCCGTCTCTGCACTCGGTGTGCAGCACGGTGACCAGTTTCGGCGAGCGACGCCCAGTGTtcggtgcccttccgtcatcTGGCGACGATGACATTGGTGGTTCCTCGCACTATGCAGATCCGTTTGAGCGCTGCGGCAGCCTGCTGGAACACAATTACGAAGAAATGGATTTCGACGAAGATATTTATCAACAAGATCCGTTCGACAGCCAGCCGCCGCCGCAGGAGTCGGTCGACTCGAACGAAAATACCGAGTCCGGTTTCAGTGACGGAAGCAAAAGTAGCCGgccaggtggtggtggtggtggttattTCTCATCGGACAGTGAGGCTAGTTTAACTATTCCGGCCGGTTTGGCCCGCTCGAGGGCGGCAATGTTTGAATCGATCGCTCAAGCCAATCAGCGCGTCATCCGCCCGCAATACGGATCTCAGAAATTGGTTCAAGCCCTTGGCCCGCAGCTGGCCCTCTATTCAATGGACTCTCTGCCTCCGACAGAGATTTTTCAATCGATTAAAACCAAGAGCAAAAGCTGTCCGCCTTCGTTGAACGCCATCAACTGGTCGATGGATGTGTGCGTTGAAAACGATGGATTCTTTATGGAATTCGCCAATCAGCGCATCGCTCTACCGGAACCGGGTAGCCCGACCAGTTGTTCCTCTCTGCAGTCCAGCAGTGAAGCCTCGTCGGGAGAAACGGAAATGACCGATAGAAGCAAATCCAGCAGGAAAGTTTCGTTCGTTTTGGGGCCCGTTCGTTCTTCCGCACCGAGTCGTCTACTCTGTCCAAAAATCCCACCGGATGAAGACGACCAACCGTTGGTGACTCACAAAGGAAAGTCTGTTAGTAGTTCGTCGACTTCTACCAGCTCTGCTGTTGTCAGTTTGGCCCGTTTCTTTAAACAAACGTTGACTGTCATCGGCAGATGCGGCGGTGAAGGTCAAATATCCGACAGCGAAAGTTTAATTTCTCATGCGCCGGATGATCTTTTGAGCCAGTCGGATTTGGAAATGTTTTGCAAATCCAACGGTGAGAAGCGTCTCAGGAAGGACAGCGGCACAGATATGACTCCTCCGGATGCTTCACTCTACGATGGAAGTGCATTGGCCATTGACGACATTGATGCGGCCCTGGCCATCTTGGAGATAAAGGCCAAGGCTAAGTCTCGTCACGCGTCCAACAGCAAACAGACCGAAACTATTTCAGACAACTGCTCGGATGATTGTTCCTCGTCTTCAGATGGAAGTGATATGGACTCTGGCAGCTGTTCGTCCGGAAGTTCATGCGAATCCAGCTGCAATTTGACCGATTGTTCAAGTTGGACCAACGATTGCTGTAGTGAGAGTCTCACATCGTCTGACGTAAGAGACCGCAATAATGGGCATCCATCGGGGCATCTCCCAATCCTGATCCCTTCCATCTCGTGCCTTTCTTCCGAGTTTCTTTTATCCAAGATTTTGCCGTTTGAATGTCTAATATTGAAGTTTGTTTGTTACTTTGATTTTGTAGGATGATTATAGAGGTGGAGCCATATCTCCCGGACCCCATCACGACACATCGCTGGATATGACCAGCTCAGACAATTCGCGTCTGGACGATCCCGGAAGTCCGACTCAACCGAACGATGGAAAGCATTCGTTACTCCAGTTCGCTCTTTACCATTTCCGACAGAGTCCAGAAAAGTACAATCAATTCATTCGTCCTAAAAATAGATTCAGTGTTTCTAATTATTCTATGTATCAGTAGATTCGAAATGTTGCGTCATGACGACGTGAACACGCTCCGTTCCGGAGCTGGCGACAACGTCAGCAagtcggagaagaaaaagaacaaaaacaagaaatcaaaggATCGGCCAGAGTCGGTGGCCGGTGCTGACTGGACGTGGAAAGAGCAGGTGGATCTGGTCAAGTTTACCAAATCACCCATTCAGGCTTCTCTGTTGCAGCTCGATTCCAACGAGCTCAACAAACTGGCCCTGGAAGGTTTCCTTTCCATCATGAAGTATATGGGCGACTACCCGATGGCCAAAGGGCAGTCAGAAGTTGACAGTGTGTACACTATTCTAATGGTACTACATTCATTAGCTCTTCATAGAATATATCATTCTAATCATGTTTTCCCTGTGCTGTATAGAATTGCCACAAGCATGAAGCGCTGCGTGATGAGACCTACTGTCAGGTCATGAAACAGACGACCAATAACAAGTCTTCACGCCCAGATTCTTGTCAGCGCGGCTGGAGGCTCTTCTCCATCACGGCTGCTTATTTTAGTTGTTCTGAAGTATTGAAACCGTACTTGTTCAAGTACCTTGAGACAGCAGCCTACGATAAACGACGAGCTTATCACGGTATGAAACTTATTGACTTGGTTGACGAATACGTTATAAACTTATAATATTGGCTTGCTCGCACAGGAACGGCTATGGTTTGTCTGCAGAATTTGCGCAAAACTCTGCGATACGGTGGGCGTAAGAACGTGCCCAGCATCGAAGAGATCACGGCCATCACGGCTGGCCGAAATTCCAAACGTCAAATGTATCGACTTCCAGGTGGTACGGAGCGAGTAATCAACACCAAATCCACGTCGGTCGTCCAGGACATAATCGAAGAGATTTGTGGTGTGATCAACGTTCGATCCgaacaagaaatggaagaatatTCACTGTATTGCATCGTGGAAGGTGATACGTTCACTATGCCCCTTGCTCGCGAAGAATACATACTCGACGTCACAACCGAGTTGCAGAAGAATCAACAGGTTTACTACCTGATCTTCTGCCGTTCAGTCTGGCACTATCCAATGCGGCTGGATAACGCTCTTTACATTGAAATCGTCTTCAATCAAATAGCACCTGATTACCTGGAAGGATTGTTGCTTGTCATGCCTGGCGAGCAGATTTCTCAAGATTGCGTTGTAAGTTATTTTTATCACACAGTTGAACGAATTCTAatcatatcttttttttttttccttttttccttttctgtttCATGCAGTATGACATTGCAAAAGTTGCTGCTTTACTTCACCGTGCAGCTGATTTAGACCACATGCCTACCATGAAAGAGACCAAATATCTATTGCCGAAGCCGGCCCTCTCTGTTCGTGACATCAAACCTCCACAATGGGTTAATCTGGTCCAGAGCTCTTGGAAAGAAGTCGAACATTTTAAACCGTCTCAGGCCAAAGCTCAAGTTTTAGGttcgttttcatttcctgTGACGCCACTATAAAACCGGGGCTTCTTTAATCAAAACCGAAAATTGCTTTTTCCAGAGGTGTTAGAAAAGTGGTCCCTTTTTGGTTCGAGTTTCTTCGCCGTCCGGCGCGACGCAGATCCGGCTGAACGATCTGAACATATTTTAGCGCTCAACCGGAACGGTGTTCACTTCCTTGATGTCATTACTCACGTAAATTAGATTTAAATTCATATTTACAAACGAAATCATATTGATCTTAATTTGTTGTGTTTAAGGAGACTTTGATGCACTATCCTTATTCCGAGGTGATATCTACTCGCAAAGTCAAATCGGAAGAAGGCCCCCTTTTCCTGGACATGAAATGTGGAAATTTGATGCAGCAGCGCGTGACCCGCATTCAAACAGATCAGGCCCATGAGATATCTCGCCTGATCCGTCAATATATCACCATTCAACAacgcatccagcagcagagcGTTAAAGAAGAGAGTAATCTCGCTTCACGCTGATGATCCAATCGCTTTTAAAATTACTGTTTGCCGTGGTATATAAAGACAAAatcgcaaataaaatttaaaaaaaaagttaaaataaataaacaatgaaagaaaaattattctttcaaCATAGcccatttttaaaacatttctatgCTCCTATTGGCCATTGTGTAATTTCTCTGTAAGATTGGGACTAATATACCATTTGTAATAGTTAAGGacgcattttaaaaaagtttatttgaatttgaatgattttaaaatttggttgAATCTCGGTAACACACGGTAACCATTGCAGCAAACGGTTAAAGAACCCTTAGTCTCCTGAGTCCTGACAGTCTTAAGTCTTAACATACGTATCTGACATAAGacataaataaagaaacacattGTTTCTGGATTTTAACATATTAAAGttctaaattaatttcttaaaattcaGTCGATCCCTATCCTTGTGTTCAGTTTtcagaatcatttttcaaatcttttgcAGGTCGGTGATTTTCAAAGCTCGAATCGAATccatctatcttttttttcgtgtttgctACCACCCTATTagtgatttttaaataagttaAAATGTATAATTTTCCCTTAAACTCCAATagctctgaaaaaaaaacagtgaaacaatcaaacaagTAAACAACTCATAATtgctaaataataaataatttggcaacggttaaaatttaaaattcaaattcagtcACCAGGGGGACTTCCGCTGTATTGCAGCCCAGCTCCCCAGCAACACGAGTgacgagggaaaaaaaaccgttAGAAAGTTTCTCGCACTTGTGCCAGGCAGACATCGTCAATCAGAGCTCAAGAATCTTAGTTGAAATTAaagttttaactttttctacttcagaattgttttcttcttacttCAACACGGTAAGCCtctattttctaattatttagtACTATTACTAACCTAGTTTTGATAAAATTGGTAGAAGAATCAAGTTCATTCCCCACCATTTTGAAGACTGCTTCCAATTTATCTTCCACATAGCTGGGATTTGTTCCTACTGAATGTTTGTTTCTTCTAACGACAACAaggtaaaccttttttttctcctaattttgtataaaaaatAACTTGGTTTTGGTAAATAAATTTAGGAGAATCATTAGTACATTTCCCACGGTATTTGAAGACTGCTTCCAATTGATCTTCCATCTAGCtggcatttgttttattttcccatcaaatTAGCAGGTATTTATCGCATAAAATTCTTCCTTATATGTgtactaaaattttaaatttctcagaACAGTACTGACTACAGACCGTCTGACCAACCCAAAGCACGGAAGAAGATGAGTTCTAAAAGGAAAGCTGATGATGTGACACCTAAGAATCCCtctaagaaaaggaaaattgatgaaatgaTTGACTCTCTTCTGCTTGAAGTAGAAAACAAGAATGTGGCTTACTTGAAGTATTTTGTCGAACAAGACCAAACTGGCAACTTCCCGTTGAGTGAACAGTGGAGATTAGTGTTCATTCCTGCCCTATCTGACACCACTATTTCAGACCAGATCTTTCATATCCTCAAGAAGAAGTACCCAGGCATCGAGCTCCTGAAGAAAAACGATAACACAAAAAACCCTGATAATTTGATTCTACCATGCAAGGCTGATACAGAGCAGCTCATTGAAGTACTGGAGCTGGTCGGCGCTGCGTGTGTTTTTTATGGGAATCTCAGTGATCGAAGATACGGCTGGAGCTGCTGGTATAAAGCCACGAATTTGCGAGGAGGCAATGCCATTCTGAAGACGACCTTGCTCCAATCAGAAATCCAAAAACTTGCTATgaggaaaaaacttgaattccAAACTGTTCAACAATTGGAAGGATTGCTACGGCAGAGGCGAACGCACTGGTCGACTCAAGCAATCTTCACTTGTCTACGTATTTCGAAGAAGTGTGACTGCTATCCGAATAGATTCATCGTCTACAATTCGTTCAAATCCGCTCTTCAAGGATGGGGGGGCAGAAACTTTCCCCGGCCCCGCGCGTTCGCCTTGTCCCTCCACCTGTTTGAGCTCTTTGGAGAAACAGAGTTTTTGGACACTTtagtagaaaatgaaaagaacttGGAAGATGTTCCACAGTCAACTTTAACCGAATTCTTCAACACCCTGAGGGACCCACAACGGATTCAAGAACTGGCTACAGTATTGACATTTGACCGTTTGATGACTTCTctggttttctctttcgtatACCAGGTGAAAGTTCACAAACACGCTCGAaatgatcaaatcaaaatcaaagattATACGATCAAATCAAAAGCCGACAAGCTTGAAGAAATTTCACAGCTGATTCTTGTTATTCTCAAACTGATGGTGtcaattccgataacgaagaCTCAGAGAAGACAACTGAAGAATAAGCTAGCGCTCTACATAAACATCTATGAACTCAAGCGGGTATCTCAAAAACCAAACCTCTTGCTTAGAGTATGCACGTCTCACCAAGGAACACCCAACGAGTTCAAGCTGATCAAGTTGTTGCTGAAAGCAGGAGCGGATCCCAATGCTGTAGATCAACAACGCTGCAGCCCTCTTCATCTGCTGGCAAAAAGTGAACATCTCTCCTCTCATTCGTGGACCAATCTTTCTTACTCTACTCGTGCTGAAAACTTCACTGCCATCGTTCGAGTTATCTTTGATGGAAGATTCCATCAAGATCAAGTCAATCTAAGTGGCCAATCAGCATTGGAGTGTCTAAAACCTCTTTCGAGCTATCCAGATACTGAGTTAAGCCGACTGGTAGGCAATTTCTCGCAGGGTGTTCGTCCGTTATCTTGCATCGCAGCGAAAGAAGTTCGAAGGAATCAACTCCCCTGTGAAGGTATACCTATGACCGTTCAGTCTATGGTTTTGCAGCACTAGTTCGTTTCGATACTGCTGGAGCCTagaattgaattgttttcctttttggcgtCTACATTAACTTCCGAAATTTTTCGTATTGATCCTTGTCTTTCGTTTGCATCGAATAACAACCTTTGTTTGTGGATGAATAAAACGAGTTAATAACTTATTATCTGATATTTTAGATCTATTTCTTGCATTTTGCACTTTCACTTCAACTATTTTCACAAATCTCCAAGTCGAAAATTACATGCTATGAAGAACCTATTACATAATAAGATTTCAGAAAAACCAATTACAAAAGTTAAATTCTGTTGTTTCACCAGGTGGCAGATTGATATTTAAGTTTTCAGAGTCTTGTCTTCGGGAGTTTGggcaggggtatggagagaggGTGTGAAGAGTCAGAGAAGAGAAAGTAGAGAAGAGCCTTAGTAGCTAAGGCATCAATATCTTGAAGATTTACAACTCAGGGAAAAAGTAACGTGAACATTAATGCCTTAAAGAACacagtaattaaaaataattttggtaaAATACCTTGCAACATATATATCTTAACATATACCTCATAAATTTCACAAGTACATTAGAAGCGAAAAAAGGGCATagtgcgaaaaaataaaagtaaaaatgcaaaagtacaaaaatattaattgtGAATAAAATTTATGACGTCATCTTTAACTAAAAAATTCACGCTTAGTTTTTGCACCGTTTCTTTGGTAGATGGCGTTTCAtgcagaatttttttaattcgcgtCGTCTGCTTGGAAGGAAAACATGAAATCGAAATCGTGACTGAGAGAGTAGGTAGATTTTACGTTTAcgtgttcaaattcaat is a genomic window of Daphnia pulicaria isolate SC F1-1A chromosome 2, SC_F0-13Bv2, whole genome shotgun sequence containing:
- the LOC124327106 gene encoding uncharacterized protein LOC124327106 isoform X1: MSSKRKADDVTPKNPSKKRKIDEMIDSLLLEVENKNVAYLKYFVEQDQTGNFPLSEQWRLVFIPALSDTTISDQIFHILKKKYPGIELLKKNDNTKNPDNLILPCKADTEQLIEVLELVGAACVFYGNLSDRRYGWSCWYKATNLRGGNAILKTTLLQSEIQKLAMRKKLEFQTVQQLEGLLRQRRTHWSTQAIFTCLRISKKCDCYPNRFIVYNSFKSALQGWGGRNFPRPRAFALSLHLFELFGETEFLDTLVENEKNLEDVPQSTLTEFFNTLRDPQRIQELATVLTFDRLMTSLVFSFVYQVKVHKHARNDQIKIKDYTIKSKADKLEEISQLILVILKLMVSIPITKTQRRQLKNKLALYINIYELKRVSQKPNLLLRVCTSHQGTPNEFKLIKLLLKAGADPNAVDQQRCSPLHLLAKSEHLSSHSWTNLSYSTRAENFTAIVRVIFDGRFHQDQVNLSGQSALECLKPLSSYPDTELSRLVGNFSQGVRPLSCIAAKEVRRNQLPCEGIPMTVQSMVLQH